A single window of Sphaerodactylus townsendi isolate TG3544 linkage group LG03, MPM_Stown_v2.3, whole genome shotgun sequence DNA harbors:
- the LOC125427752 gene encoding basic proline-rich protein-like has translation MPPPGPPRRQTEGGPGGAGDDAPLQRTPLRPYGVASIAPHPSYPSPHNHPSLLLAISGPVGGIDPGASTGASFPAGAPHPTPPPRSILLPRLRLASSVLHRRGRETRAPNASVPAGCASPSPGGVEDAPRRRRQPAFPAASPRSSPLRFPPGQTLQEEPPPGAHPMAPGRSRTDAWRAHLSGLRAPAARENSGGGAPPSCRPPLPVRPPAACLVQSGPFPPGWVLGAAGGRGREGGSHGPTALTLPPPGAAPSGQPPSHQRRRACSYPSALPGRQGGKEDAELVQVVARDGAF, from the exons ATGCCCCCTCCCGGGCCACCCCGACGGCAAACGGAGGGCGGTCCTGGGGGTGCAGGGGATGATGCACCGCTGCAAAGGACTCCGCTGCGGCCGTACGGCGTTGCCTCTATCGCCCCACACCCATCTTATCCATCTCCACACAACCACCCCTCTCTCCTCCTCGCAATCTCCGGACCTGTCGGAGGAATTGACCCCGGGGCGTCCACTGGCGCCTCTTTCCCAGCCGgagcgccccaccccacccccccacctcgcTCCATCTTGCTCCCTCGACTCCGGCTCGCCTCCTCGGTCCTGCACCGCAGAGGGAGGGAGACGCGCGCCCCCAACGCCTCCGTGCCCGCCGGCTGCGCCTCTCCATCGCCTGGAGGAGTCGAGGATGCGCCCCGGAGACGCCGCCAGCCCGCCTTCCCCGCGGCCTCGCCCAGGTCGTCCCCCTTGCGCTTCCCGCCCGGGCAAACTTTGCAGGAGGAGCCGCCGCCTGGAGCCCACCCGATGGCCCCGGGACGCAGCAGGACGGACGCGTGGCGCGCTCACCTCTCCGGACTGCGCGCTCCGGCGGCCCGGGAAAACTCTGGCGGCGGGGCGCCCCCTTCCTGCCGCCCTCCTCTGCccgtccgcccgcccgccgcctGCCTGGTCCAATCCGGCCCCTTCCCTCCCGGCTGGGTCCTCGGTGCAGCGggcgggagagggagggagggaggaagccacGGCCCCACCGCCTTAACTCTTCCTCCCCCGGGCGCAGCGCCCTCGGGACAGCCGCCTTCCCACCAACGCCGGCGCGCTTGCAGCTATCCTTCGGCTCTGCCTGGGCGACAGGGCGGGAAAGAAGATGCAG AGCTGGTGCAGGTGGTAGCTAGAGACGGGGCCTTTTAA